In Bacillus sp. KH172YL63, one genomic interval encodes:
- a CDS encoding cysteine hydrolase family protein has translation MNHALLVIDVQQELVEGNETESPVFQKERLIETINNVIGKAEEEGAVIVFIRDKDVGGGSGEGFQIHRDLKLSDDAVIFDKLATNSFYGTPLLSFLKGQDVGHVVVAGCQTEYCIDTAVRYATVSGFDVTLVADGHSTKDSAALKAEQIITHHNVALRGHYNVEHFADVRPSGEALFSPRHDEYRREYGM, from the coding sequence GTGAACCATGCACTGCTGGTCATTGATGTTCAACAGGAACTAGTCGAAGGAAACGAAACCGAATCACCAGTCTTTCAAAAAGAAAGATTGATCGAAACAATCAACAATGTGATCGGCAAGGCAGAGGAAGAAGGAGCGGTCATTGTCTTCATCAGGGATAAAGATGTCGGGGGAGGAAGCGGTGAAGGCTTCCAGATTCATCGGGATTTGAAGCTTTCAGATGATGCAGTCATATTTGATAAGCTCGCCACCAACTCCTTTTACGGGACGCCGCTGCTATCTTTTTTAAAAGGACAGGACGTGGGCCATGTGGTGGTAGCCGGGTGTCAGACCGAATATTGCATCGATACGGCCGTCAGGTATGCAACCGTAAGCGGGTTTGACGTCACCCTTGTGGCAGACGGCCATTCGACGAAGGATTCAGCAGCTTTAAAGGCGGAGCAAATCATCACCCATCATAATGTGGCTCTGAGGGGGCATTACAATGTCGAGCATTTTGCCGATGTGCGGCCTTCCGGTGAAGCGTTATTTTCACCCCGCCATGATGAATACCGCAGAGAATATGGGATGTGA
- the thiM gene encoding hydroxyethylthiazole kinase, with protein MYELVQEVREKNPLIHNITNVVVTNFTANGLLALGASPVMAYAKEEVGDMAQLAGALVLNIGTLSTDVIESMIIAGKAANEKGIPVVLDPVGAGATAYRTEKAREILREVNVTILRGNAAEVANVAGEQWAIKGVDAGSAGGDIAGLARKVADQFDCTVVITGKTDIISNRETTYAVGNGHPILTKVTGTGCLLSSVIGAFAAIEADPVKAAVTAVAAYGIAAEKAAALTAEKGPGSFQIALLDELSSIGEQDGELAKIEKL; from the coding sequence ATGTATGAATTGGTACAGGAAGTCCGTGAGAAGAATCCATTAATACATAATATAACGAATGTGGTGGTCACGAATTTCACCGCGAACGGGTTGTTGGCACTCGGTGCGTCCCCGGTCATGGCTTATGCGAAGGAAGAGGTAGGGGATATGGCGCAGCTCGCAGGTGCACTTGTCCTGAACATCGGGACGTTGTCGACAGACGTCATTGAAAGTATGATCATCGCCGGGAAAGCGGCAAATGAAAAAGGGATCCCCGTCGTATTGGATCCTGTCGGAGCAGGGGCAACGGCGTACCGCACCGAGAAGGCAAGGGAAATCTTGAGAGAAGTAAATGTCACGATTTTAAGGGGAAATGCAGCGGAAGTCGCCAATGTCGCCGGAGAACAGTGGGCGATCAAAGGTGTCGATGCAGGATCTGCCGGAGGGGATATCGCCGGGCTGGCACGGAAAGTGGCGGATCAATTTGATTGTACCGTTGTCATAACCGGAAAGACGGATATCATTTCGAATCGTGAAACGACCTATGCGGTGGGGAATGGTCACCCGATCTTGACGAAGGTGACAGGTACAGGCTGTTTATTATCATCAGTCATCGGTGCGTTTGCAGCCATCGAGGCAGATCCTGTGAAGGCAGCGGTCACTGCGGTGGCAGCATACGGGATCGCTGCTGAAAAAGCCGCGGCACTCACGGCTGAAAAGGGACCGGGAAGCTTCCAAATTGCGTTGCTCGATGAGCTTTCCTCCATCGGGGAACAAGACGGGGAACTTGCAAAAATAGAGAAATTGTAA